In Thermanaerothrix sp., the DNA window GTATCACTCCCCCTCCTTGCAATCGTACCCAGCCTCCTTAATGGCTTCAATCGCCCTCTCAAGGATACCCCGGTCATCGGACTCAATGGTTACTTTTTTTGACGAAAGATCCACGGTAAAGCCCTCAATCCCCGCGGCTCTTAGGGCCTTGGATATGCGGTCCACGCAGTGCCCGCAGGACATGTCCTCAACTGCTATGGCGATCATTCCTTAAGACCTCCCCCATATTACACGTCGAGTTACACACCAACCCCACAACGGCCCGATAAAAGGTCATCCCCTCGACCTTATCCTAAGCGAGTTGATTATAACGGTAATGGAGCTGCAAAGCATGGCCAACTCCGCCAACATGGGGTGCATTATGCCCAACATGGCAAGGGGTATGAACACGAGGTTGTACCCGAACGCCCCAGCCAAGTTCTGGGCTATCACCTTGGAAAGGCCCTTTGATATGTCAAAGGCCCTTACAACCCCGGAAAGACCGGGCCTTACCAGCACCAGGTCGGCGCTGTCGATGGCAAGATCCAACCCGCTTCCCATGGCTATGCCCACGTTGGCCCCCTTGAGGGACGCGGCGTCGTTGATGCCGTCCCCCACCATGGCCACCTTAAGCCCCTGGGCCTGAAGGGAGTGTATCAACCCCAGCTTGTCCTCCGGCTTCATCCTTCCCCGCCAGCTTTCGATCCCCGTCTCCTCCGCCACCCGCCGGGCCACCGCCTCAGAGTCGCCGGTGGCCATGATAACCTCAACGCCCCTTTCCTTGAGGGCCCTCACGGCCTCCATGCTGTCCTCTCGCAAGGGATCCTTAAGTCCCATGGCCCCCAGCACCTGACCGCCCTTCCGAACCTCCACGACGGTCAAACCCTCCTGAGCCCAGCTGGCCCATTTCGAACCCTCAGGACGACCTACGAACCAATCCTCACCGTCTATGACCCCAAAGACCCCTTCGCCAGGAACCTCCCTTGGGTTCTCCACCGCAAAGACCTCAACCGCAAAGCTGGAAGCGATATGCGCCGCCACCGCCTTGGCTATGGGATGCGATGACGACGACTCAAGGGACAGGACATGGCCCGCTGCCCAATCAGGTATCTGCCACCTAACCACCGCCGGGCGGCCCATGGTCAACGTACCGGTCTTGTCCAGGACCACCGCGCCCACGGACTTTAACTCCTGAAAGGCCTCCCCATCCCTTATGAGCACGCCGGCCGAGGAAGCTTCCCCCGACGCCACCGCGAGGGCCATGGGGGTGGCAAGCCCCAAAGCGCAGGGGCAGGCGATGACAAGGGTGGCCATGGAGGCGTACAACCAAGGCCACATAACAGAGTGTGCGTTGAAGCCCAAGAAGGAGAGCACCATCCCCCGGATGTAGCCCATGCCGCCTTCCGCCAGCACCCAAAGGACTCCCGAAGCCACCGCAAGGCCTATCACCACCGGCACGAAGTACATGGTTACCCGGTCCGCCAGGGCCTGTATGGGGGTCCTGGCCCCCTGGGACTCCCTCACCATCTGGAGCATCCGGGATACAAACGATTCATCCCCCACCTTCTCGGCCCGTATTGTCAAAGGACCGGTAAGGTTCAAGGAGCCGCTCACCACCGGGTCTCCTGGGCCCCTCAATGGCAGGTCGGACTCTCCGGTTATGAAGGACTCGTCGACCCCTGAAATACCCTCCAGGACAACCCCATCCACCGGTATCCGCTCCCCGGGAAGCACCTTTATGGTCTGGCCTGACTTGAGGAACTCCTCGGGGACCAACTCCTCCCGATCTTCCTCGAGAATCCTGGCCATCCGGGGCTTCATGTCCATGAGGCTTCTAACCTTCTTCAGGGCCCTGTCCCGCAGCCTGGACTCGATGAACCTTCCCGTCAGGTGAAGCACCACCATCATGGTCCCCACGGCGGCAAAGGATGGGATATGGTGGGACATGGCGCCAAGGAAGCCAGTCAGGGAGCCCGCCGCAGCGCCTATGCCTATCAGGACGTCCATGTTGGCATGCCTATGGGACAGGGCTATCCAAGCGCCGCGGAATATGGTCCTTCCGCCGATGAATATGGCAAAGAAGGCTAAGAGCGCCTCCGCCAGGGGACCAAGGGGGGCGTGGCGGCGCAATACCATGTGGTAAAACATGTTCCACCACACCGGCAAGGAAAGGGCCGCCGCAAGGAGCAGATTCCGCACCGATGCCCTGTAACGCTGGCCTTCATTTGAATCCACCGCCTCTGAGAATGGAACTATGGGGTACCCCGCCTTCTCCGCCGCGGCAATCAGCACCTCATCCGATACATCGCCGTCGCATATCACCAGGGCGGTTTCGGTGGCCAGGTCTACGGAGACAAAACTAACCCCCTCCACCTTCGACAGCCCCTTCTGAAGCATCCTTGAACAGGTGGCGCAGGTCATGCCCGATACCCGGTATGTCCTCTTGGTCAATTCCGCTTCCGACAATTAAAAACCTCCGTTTCTTGCGCCAAAACAAGCCGCAATTCCGCAGCTTCGCAAAATCCACGAAAACCCCAAAAGCCCTAACGGATGAGATCCAAGCGCACGGCCCCCAAGGGGGTGAGCACCAGATTGCCCACAAGGGTTCCACCCCTTAGGGCGTTGTAAACCCCTATGGTCACCCCGGGGGAGAAGGTATGCCACTGGGGGTAATAGGTTATGAGATCCCCGTACCCCGACCCAAGGAAGAATCCCCTTCCCCCCGCATTAAAGGCCTCCCATCGGTTAAGCCTAGGCCAGAACACCCTTAGCGTCTCGGTCCTGGAGGACAGCGCGACCTTAAGGACAAAGGGTTCCATGCCCTCCTTGGCCCTCACAAGAACGCATCTAAGCCACTCGCAGGCCTCCAGCGCAGCCTCCCTGCAGCGGTCATCCGCCGGGTCCGAAGCGAAACCGCCGTACATCCTAAGCGCTAACCCCCCCAGCAGGAGCGACGCTATCATAAGCGCCACGAGGACCTCCGCCAGGCTAAACCCAAGGCGACGCCACGTACATCCATTTAACTTGTGGAGGCTAGAAAAGCCTCCTACCCCTCCAACCCGCTCATCCTCCTTTTAAGCCAGAGGTAAAAAGGGTTGTCGCCGGTTATCAAACGCCCTTCCCTGTCGCATATGCCGTGTTTCGTTGTCCCCTCCGCAAGAAGCGCTTGATCCAGCAGAACGCGGTACGAAAAGGTCACGCTGTGGGGCAGCAGATCCTTCAAACCGCATTCCACAGTTATAACGTCGTCGTAGTGGGCGGGCCTTTTATACCTGCAGCGCACCTCCACAGCGGGAAGGAGTATCCCCCTCTCCTCCCACTCCCGGTAAGATACCCCCAGGGCTTCACAAAAAGCCGCCCTAGCCACCTCAAACCACACCAGGTAGTTGGCGTGATACGCTATACCCATCTGGTCGGTCTCGCTGTAACGAACCCTTACCTTAGTGGCATGGACCGGCAAGGACATCAGAGGATACCCCCGCTCAGGGACATGTGGACCGCCATGACACAGCCCTCGAACACCTCAAACCCAAGTCCCCTAAGGGTTTCCTCCCCCTCAGGGTTCTCCGCCCCGGGCTGGAAGAAAACCGCAGGCCTAACCCTCATCTGCCCCAGGTCTTGGATCACATCCCCTTGATTAGCGGAAGAAAGGAACAGGGCCACCACGTCCACATCCTCCGGCAGCTCCAGAACACCCCCAAGGCAAGGGTCTCCGTTTACCTCCTCGCCCTTGATGGATGGGTTCACCGGATACACCTTGAACCCCTTGGACTTGAGGTACCGGTGCACCCGGTTAGACATCCTTTCCTCCCTCTTTGAAGCACCGACTATCGCCACGGTCCGGGCGGACGAGATCAGGGACTCCATCTTAGACCGCATCAAAGGACATCCTCCTTCAGTTTTTTAGGCCCCAAGGCGCATGGCATAACAAAACGCCAAGGGGAATCCCTACAATCCATTAACCATCAAGCACAAATTCACTTCCCACAGGTTCCACACGTCTCGTCCAACAGCATAACTCTTACCCCCGAGGGTATCAAGCTGGTTCTTAGGGTCACGACAAACTGGCCGGTGGACCTGGCAGGCAGGTATGGCCCCTTGGGCCTTCCCCAGGCGCTTGAGATCTGGTTGCCCAACGAGTCAAGCAGGACCACCGCCACCCGGGGCGAGGAGATCCTGTTGCCGCTCAGGTTCTGCACCCGGACCGCGGCCCTGCCAACCCCCGAGGAGGCGTCATAGGACCATTCAAACCCCTTTATGGCCACCCCGTTACCTGCCGCCCAAGACGAGCCAAAGAAGCCTAGCACGAGAAGGAGCGACAATAACGCCCCAAGGGCCACCCCCATGGTCCTTTTTAGCAAGGTTAAGTCGGTGCGAAGCGGCCCCTTTTGTGATAAAATCACTTTCGTGCGCGGAGGGCTGGCCGAGCGGTCTAAGGCGGCTGACTTGAAATCAGTTGTGGCACTGCCACCGCGGGTTCGAATCCTGCGCCCTCCGCCAAAGCTTCCGCTGCGCAACCTACCATTTCCCATCACGCAAGCCACTGCCTGAACTGCCCCCTCCCATAGGGATACTCGCTAAACAGCACCTCCGTCTCCCGGTAGCTCCTCCTTGCCACCAGGTATGTCATCGACACGGGGACGTCCCCCTGCCATCCCTCCAGAACCCTGTATTGGTATACCACGTCCATGTCCCTGTCCCCCGGGACTGGCACCCTGTTGGACCAGGCGGGGGGAACGTCCCTGTCCTTCCCTCTTAACAGCCCATAAAGGTATGACGCTTCGCCGGGTATCTGATAACCGGTCCTCTCAACCACCCCGTATATCCTCATGGATGGCACCTCCCTTCAATGTCTTTTTTAGCCATTATCATAGCAAAAGGTTGCCGAGCGAGGAACTCTGGGGACGAGACTTGACTTTCGTTTTAGCAAGATGTAGTGTTGCGATGATATCCTAAGATAAGGGGGGATTGCCATGCGTCGATTAGGGTTGTTGCTG includes these proteins:
- a CDS encoding heavy-metal-associated domain-containing protein, with the protein product MIAIAVEDMSCGHCVDRISKALRAAGIEGFTVDLSSKKVTIESDDRGILERAIEAIKEAGYDCKEGE
- a CDS encoding CoA-binding protein, with the protein product MRSKMESLISSARTVAIVGASKREERMSNRVHRYLKSKGFKVYPVNPSIKGEEVNGDPCLGGVLELPEDVDVVALFLSSANQGDVIQDLGQMRVRPAVFFQPGAENPEGEETLRGLGFEVFEGCVMAVHMSLSGGIL
- a CDS encoding acyl-CoA thioesterase, whose translation is MSLPVHATKVRVRYSETDQMGIAYHANYLVWFEVARAAFCEALGVSYREWEERGILLPAVEVRCRYKRPAHYDDVITVECGLKDLLPHSVTFSYRVLLDQALLAEGTTKHGICDREGRLITGDNPFYLWLKRRMSGLEG
- a CDS encoding heavy metal translocating P-type ATPase; protein product: MSEAELTKRTYRVSGMTCATCSRMLQKGLSKVEGVSFVSVDLATETALVICDGDVSDEVLIAAAEKAGYPIVPFSEAVDSNEGQRYRASVRNLLLAAALSLPVWWNMFYHMVLRRHAPLGPLAEALLAFFAIFIGGRTIFRGAWIALSHRHANMDVLIGIGAAAGSLTGFLGAMSHHIPSFAAVGTMMVVLHLTGRFIESRLRDRALKKVRSLMDMKPRMARILEEDREELVPEEFLKSGQTIKVLPGERIPVDGVVLEGISGVDESFITGESDLPLRGPGDPVVSGSLNLTGPLTIRAEKVGDESFVSRMLQMVRESQGARTPIQALADRVTMYFVPVVIGLAVASGVLWVLAEGGMGYIRGMVLSFLGFNAHSVMWPWLYASMATLVIACPCALGLATPMALAVASGEASSAGVLIRDGEAFQELKSVGAVVLDKTGTLTMGRPAVVRWQIPDWAAGHVLSLESSSSHPIAKAVAAHIASSFAVEVFAVENPREVPGEGVFGVIDGEDWFVGRPEGSKWASWAQEGLTVVEVRKGGQVLGAMGLKDPLREDSMEAVRALKERGVEVIMATGDSEAVARRVAEETGIESWRGRMKPEDKLGLIHSLQAQGLKVAMVGDGINDAASLKGANVGIAMGSGLDLAIDSADLVLVRPGLSGVVRAFDISKGLSKVIAQNLAGAFGYNLVFIPLAMLGIMHPMLAELAMLCSSITVIINSLRIRSRG